The genome window CCAGGTGATCGACACCAGCGCGCTGGCGCCGGGCGATTTGCGCCGCCGGCTGTGGACCGAATATGCGCTCGACCCGCGTCATGGCGTTACACTGACCGTGCTGTCCTTCTCCTACCGCGAGGGGCTGCCGCGCGAGGCCGACCTGGTGTTCGATGTGCGCTTCCTGAAGAATCCGCATTATGACGCGGCGCTCAGGCCGCTCGACGGGCGCGCGCCGGCAGTGGCCCGTTATGTCGAGGGGGATGCCGGGTTCCATCCTTTCTTCGAACAGCTGACGGCGATGCTGGAACCGCTCTTGCCGCGCTACTACGAAGAGGGCAAAAGCTATCTGACGATCGCGCTGGGTTGCACTGGCGGCCGGCACCGGTCGGTCTATGTCGCCGAGAGGCTGGCGGCATGGCTGCGCGAGGCGGGGCAGCAGGTGATCCTGGTGCATCGTGACATGGAAAAGTGGGAGAGCCGCCAGAAGAGCGGCCTTTCGACGGGTGAGGCACAAACAAGCGAAAAGGAAAGCCCATGATTGGCATGGTGCTCGTGACACACGGCCGGCTGGCCGTCGAATTCATCGCCGCGCTGGAACATGTGGTCGGCAAGCAGCAGCAGGTGGCCGCTGTCTGCATCGGGCCGGATGACGACATGGAGCAGCGCCGGCAGGAGATCCTCGACAAGGTCGGCGAGGTCGATGGCGGGTCCGGCGTGGTGGTGCTGACCGACATGTTCGGCGGCACGCCGTCTAACCTCGCCATCTCGATCATCGACAAGGCGCGGATCGAGGTGATCGCCGGCGTGAACCTGCCGATGCTGATCAAGCTGGCCAGCGTGCGCGGCACGGAAAACCTGGCCAAGGCCGTGGAAAGCGCGCAGGAGGCGGGCTGCAAGTACATCAATGTCGCCTCCAAGCTGCTGGCCGGGGAAATTTCGTGAGTGCAGACGAGGCGCTGCACCGCAGCGTGACCATCGTGAACAAGCGCGGTCTGCACGCCCGCGCCGCCGCCAAATTCGTGAAGCTGAGCGAGACCTTCGACGCCGATATCCGCGTCGCCAAGGGCGGGGTGGAAGTGTCGGGCCTGTCGATCATGGGGCTGATGATGCTGGCCGCCGCGCCGGGCTGCAGCATCGCGATCACCACCAGCGGCCCGGATGCCGCCACGGCGATGGCGGCGCTCGAACAACTCGTCGCCGACAAGTTCGGCGAGGAGTAACGTTTTCATAACCATATAAAGATATCTTTATCCTTGCTGCGACGCCGGGCCTCTGCTATAGCCCGGCGCGACAGCGTATTTTCGACGATCCGCCTTTTCAGGAGACAGCCGCGATGGGTTCCTTCACCGACTATAAAGTCGCCGATATCAAGCTGGCCGATTGGGGCCGCCGCGAGATCAACATCGCCGAGACCGAGATGCCCGGCCTGATGGCGCTGCGCGAGGAATACGGCAACGCCAAGCCGCTGGCTGGTGCCCGCATCGTCGGCTGCCTGCACATGACGATCCAGACCGCCGTGCTGATCGAGACGCTGACCCATCTGGGCGCCTCCATTCGCTGGTCGTCCTGCAACATCTATTCGACCCAGGATCAGGCTGCTGCGGCCATCGCCGCGGCCGGCATCCCGGTCTTTGCCTGGAAGGGCGAGACCGAGGAGGAGTTCTGGTGGTGCATCGAGCAGACCGTGAAGGGCCCGGATGGCTGGACCCCGAACATGATCCTCGACGATGGCGGCGACCTGACCGTGCTGATGCACGACAAGTATCCCGAGATGCTGAAGGACGTGCGCGGCCTGTCGGAGGAGACCACGACCGGCGTGCATCGCCTGTACGAGATGCAGAAGAAGGGCACGCTGAAGGTTCCGGCTATCAACGTGAATGACAGCGTCACCAAGTCGAAGTTCGACAACCTCTATGGCTGCCGCGAGAGCCTGGTGGACGGCATCCGCCGCGCCACCGACGTGATGATGTCGGGCAAGGTTGCCGTGGTCTGCGGCTATGGCGATGTCGGCAAGGGCTCGGCCGCCAGCCTGCGCAATGCCGGCGCCCGCGTGATGGTCACCGAGATCGACCCGATCTGCGCCCTGCAGGCGGCGATGGAAGGCTATCAGGTCGTGACGATGGAGGATGCCGCCCCGCAGGCCGACATCTTCGTCACCGCGACCGGCAACAAGGACGTCATCACGCTGGACCATATGCGCCAGATGAAGGACCGGGCCATCGTCTGCAATATCGGCCATTTCGACACCGAGATTCAGATCGGCGCCCTGTCCAACTACAAGTGGGAAGAGGTGAAGCCGCAGGTCGATGAGGTGGTCTTCCCCGATGGCAAGCGGCTGATCGTGCTGTCCAAGGGACGGCTCGTGAATCTGGGCAATGCCACGGGCCATCCCAGCTTCGTGATGAGTGCCTCCTTCACCAACCAGGTGCTGGCGCAGCTGGAGCTGTGGAAGAACCACGCGAACTACGAGCGCAAGGTCTATGTGCTGCCGAAGCACCTGGACGAGAAGGTGGCCGCGCTGCACCTCGCCAAGGTTGGCGCGAAGCTGACCAAGCTGAGTGCCGATCAGGCCGCCTATATCGGCGTCGAGGACAAGGGTCCGTTCAAGCCGGACCAGTATCGCTACTGATCCTGGCGCAGGGGACAAAGGAGGGCCGGCTCACAGCCGGCCCTTCGTCTTTTGGGCATCAGTGCAGGCTGAGGCTCACATTGGCGTGGCGCAGCGAGCCTGGCGTGATGAGCCTGGCCGATCCGACCGTGACCGAGTGCAGCTTGCCGTCCAGATTGCCCTGCCAGAAATCCAGGAAGCGCCGCAGCACCGGGTAGGAGGGGGCCATGTCATATTCCTGCCAGATGAAGCTTTGCAGCAGCCCCGGATGGTCGGGCAGGTGATACAGGATCTCGGCGGTGGTCAGGCGGTAGCCATCAAGCTGTCGGATCAGTCCGCTCATCGGCAAAAGTCTCCCGTGTCGCTGGAAAAGTTTGCGGAAAAATTTGCGTCCCTGTCGTTTTTCTGTA of Oceanibaculum indicum P24 contains these proteins:
- the ahcY gene encoding adenosylhomocysteinase, which encodes MGSFTDYKVADIKLADWGRREINIAETEMPGLMALREEYGNAKPLAGARIVGCLHMTIQTAVLIETLTHLGASIRWSSCNIYSTQDQAAAAIAAAGIPVFAWKGETEEEFWWCIEQTVKGPDGWTPNMILDDGGDLTVLMHDKYPEMLKDVRGLSEETTTGVHRLYEMQKKGTLKVPAINVNDSVTKSKFDNLYGCRESLVDGIRRATDVMMSGKVAVVCGYGDVGKGSAASLRNAGARVMVTEIDPICALQAAMEGYQVVTMEDAAPQADIFVTATGNKDVITLDHMRQMKDRAIVCNIGHFDTEIQIGALSNYKWEEVKPQVDEVVFPDGKRLIVLSKGRLVNLGNATGHPSFVMSASFTNQVLAQLELWKNHANYERKVYVLPKHLDEKVAALHLAKVGAKLTKLSADQAAYIGVEDKGPFKPDQYRY
- a CDS encoding PTS sugar transporter subunit IIA; protein product: MIGMVLVTHGRLAVEFIAALEHVVGKQQQVAAVCIGPDDDMEQRRQEILDKVGEVDGGSGVVVLTDMFGGTPSNLAISIIDKARIEVIAGVNLPMLIKLASVRGTENLAKAVESAQEAGCKYINVASKLLAGEIS
- a CDS encoding usg protein → MSGLIRQLDGYRLTTAEILYHLPDHPGLLQSFIWQEYDMAPSYPVLRRFLDFWQGNLDGKLHSVTVGSARLITPGSLRHANVSLSLH
- a CDS encoding HPr family phosphocarrier protein, with the protein product MSADEALHRSVTIVNKRGLHARAAAKFVKLSETFDADIRVAKGGVEVSGLSIMGLMMLAAAPGCSIAITTSGPDAATAMAALEQLVADKFGEE
- the rapZ gene encoding RNase adapter RapZ; its protein translation is MSDLAPFPAAADAITDRVVLVTGLSGAGRTACLKALEDIGYEAIDNLPIGLLQLLLDGAGEPGGIRRPLAIGVDIRTRDFEADRLAALIDAAHGAALGRCTRDIRLLFLDCDDEVLARRFTETRRRHPLAADRPVMDGIRLERQRIAPLKERADQVIDTSALAPGDLRRRLWTEYALDPRHGVTLTVLSFSYREGLPREADLVFDVRFLKNPHYDAALRPLDGRAPAVARYVEGDAGFHPFFEQLTAMLEPLLPRYYEEGKSYLTIALGCTGGRHRSVYVAERLAAWLREAGQQVILVHRDMEKWESRQKSGLSTGEAQTSEKESP